In the genome of Diaphorobacter sp. HDW4A, the window TGCTGATGGATGCGCAGGACCGCGTGTCCGGCATTGCGGTGGGCGAGTTCATCGAAGAGGAAGTCGAATCCGTGCCGATCGGCCGTATCGGCGCGATGGCAGCCAAGCAGGTCATCCTGCAGAAGATCCGCGACGCCGAGCGCGAGATGCTGCTCAACGACTTCATGAGCCGTGGCGAGAAGATCTTCACCGGCACCGTCAAACGCATGGACAAGGGCGACATCATTGTCGAGTCCGGCCGTGTGGAAGGTCGCCTGCGTCGCGGCGAAATGATTCCGAAGGAAAACCTCCGCAATGGCGACCGTGTGCGCGCCATGATCATGGAAGTCGACCTCACCCTGCGCGGCGCGCCGATCATCCTCTCACGCTCCGCGCCCGAGTTCATGATCGAGCTGTTCCGCAACGAAGTGCCCGAAATCGAACAAGGCCTTCTCGAGATCAAGAGCTGCGCTCGCGATCCGGGCAGCCGTGCCAAGATTGCTGTCCTGTCGCATGACAAGCGCGTCGATCCCATCGGCACCTGCGTCGGCGTGCGTGGCACCCGCGTGAATGCCGTGACCAATGAATTGGCCGGTGAACGCGTCGACATCGTGCTGTGGTCCGAAGACCCGGCGCAGTTCGTGATCGGTGCGCTGGCGCCCGCGAACGTGTCCTCCATCGTTGTGGACGAAGAAAAGCACGCCATGGATGTGGTGGTGGATGAGGAAAACCTCGCCATCGCCATTGGCCGTGGCGGCCAGAACGTGCGTTTGGCTTCCGACCTGACAGGCTGGAAGATCAACATCATGGACGCCGCCGAGTCTGCCCAGAAACAGGCCGACGAAACCGGCGCTGCGCGCCAGCTCTTCATGGAGAAGCTGGACGTGGACGAGGAGATCGCCGACATCCTGATCGAGGAAGGCTTTGCCAGCCTCGAAGAAGTGGCCTACGTGCCGCTGCAGGAAATGCTGGAGATCGAAAGCTTTGACGAAGATACCGTGAATGAGTTGCGCGCCCGTGCCAAGGACGCCTTGCTCACCATGGAAATCGCACGCGAAGAGAGTGTGGACGGCGTATCGCAGGATCTCCGCTCTTTGGACGGCCTGACGCCTGAACAGATCGACAAGCTGGTTGCTGCCGGCGTGAACACTCGAGACGATCTGGCCGACCTGGCCATTGATGAACTGACCGAACTGACCGGCCAGACCGCAGATGACGCGAAAGCCTTGATCATGAAGGCACGCGAGCATTGGTTCACAGGTCAAGAGTAAGGTCAGGGAGGTACGAGCACAATATGTCGAGTAACACAGTCGCCGAGTTCGCCACCGAACTCAAGAAAACCCCTGCCATGCTGCTGGATCAATTGATGACAGCGGGTGTGGCAAAGGCATCCCCGAGTGATGTCCTGACCGAGGCGGACAAGCAGAAGCTGCTTGCCTATCTGCAGGCCAGTCATGGCACATCTGGTGCAGATCGCAAGAAAATTACTTTGGTGAAAAAATCCACTAGCGAAATCAAGCAAGCTGATGCCACTGGCAAGGCTCGCACAATCCAAGTTGAAGTGCGCAAGAAGCGTACTTTTGTGAAGCGTGAAGACGGTACGGACGGTGGCAATACCGACGTGGCGGTCAACGACGAGCAGCACGAGCATTCCGCAGAGGACCAGGAATTGGCGCGCCGCGAAGTCGAGGCTCGCAACAATGCCGAGTTGATCCGTCGCCAGGAAGAAGATCTGGCCACTCAGCGCTCCGAACGCGAAGAGCGCGAGCGACGTGACCGTGAAGCCGAAGAACGCGCTGCCGCCTACATGGCTGCGGAAGCGGGAAAGAAGGCTGCCGAAAACGCTGCGCGCAAGGAAGCCGCTGCGGAAGCCGTTGCCGAGGCTGAAGCCCGCAACCAGGCGCAGGCAGAAGCTCGCGCCAAGGCTGAAGCCGAGTCCAAGGCGCGTCAGGCGGAGGAATCCGCTCGCGCTGCCGATCTGGATGATCGTCGCAAGAAGGCTCTGGCGGAGGCTGAAGCCATTCGCGCCATGATGGCTGCACCCAAGAAGGTGCTCGTTGCCAAGAAGCCCGAAGAGCCCAAGCCTGTTGCCAAGCCCGCCGGTGCTGATGCCAAGAAGGGCACATTGCACAAGCCCGCTACTGGCAGCGGTGGCGCAGGTGCACGCACCAACGCGGCTGCTCCTGCCGCTGGTGCTGCGGCAGGCAAGGATGGCAAGGAAGTCAAATCCGCCAAGCTGTCTTCGAGCTGGGCCAATGATGGTCCAAAGAAGAAGGAAATCAAGACCCGTGGCGATGCTTCGGGTGGTGTGAACAACCGCTCCAACTGGCGCGGTGGTCCACGTGGTGGTCGCCGTGGCGGTGATCGTCATTCCGACCAGCATCAACAACACGCAGCAGCCGAATTCCGCGCCATTGAAGTGCACGTTCCAGAAACCATCACGGTGGCGGAACTGGCGCACAAGATGTCGGTGAAGGCCGGTGAGCTGATCAAGGTGCTCATGAAGATGGGCCAGATGGTCACCATCAACCAGATGCTGGACCAGGACACGGCCATGATCGTGGTCGAGGAAATGGGTCACACCGCAAAGGTGGCTGCACTGGACGATCCAGAAGCATTCACGGTCGAGGAAGTGTTGAACTCCGAATCCGAGCACATGCCTCGCGCGCCGGTTGTGACCGTGATGGGTCACGTCGACCACGGCAAGACCTCGCTGCTGGACTACATCCGTCGCTCCAAGGTGGCGTCGGGCGAAGCCGGCGGCATCACGCAGCACATCGGTGCATACCACGTGGAAACACCGCGCGGTATCGTCACCTTCCTTGACACCCCGGGACATGAGGCCTTCACGGCCATGCGTGCCCGCGGTGCCCAGGCTACCGACATCGTCATTCTGGTGGTCGCTGCGGACGACGGCGTCATGCCTCAGACCAAGGAAGCCATCAAGCATGCCAAGGCGGCCAAAGTGCCGATCGTGGTTGCCATCACCAAGTCCGACAAACCCGATGCCAACATCGAGCGCGTGAAGCAGGAACTGGTGGTCGAGCAAGTCGTGCCTGAAGAATACGGTGGCGATTCGCCATTCGTGGCGGTGTCTTCCAAGACCGGCACCGGCATCGACAATCTGCTCGAGCAAGTGCTGCTGCAGGCTGAAGTGCTGGAACTCAAGGCTCCAGTGGAAGCCGCTGCCAAGGGTATCGTGATCGAAGCTCAGCTCGACAAGGGTCGCGGCTCCGTGGCCACCGTGCTGGTGCAGTCCGGTACGCTTAAAGTGGGCGATATCGTTCTGGCGGGTCAGACCTTCGGCCGCGTTCGTGCGATGCTGGACGAAGACGGCAAGCAGACCAAGGAAGCCGGTCCGTCGATCCCTGTTGAAATTCAGGGCTTGAGCGAAGTGCCGCAAGCCGGTGATGACTTCATGGTGCTGCCGGACGAACGCCGCGCTCGCGAAATCGCGACCTACCGCGCTGGCAAGTTCCGCAATACCAAGCTGGCAAAGCAGCAGGCTGCGAAGCTCGAGAACATGTTCAACGAGATGAACTCGACAGGCCTGCAGACGCTGCCGCTGATCATCAAGGCCGACGTGCAGGGTTCGCAGGAAGCTCTGGCGACCTCGCTGCTCAAGTTGTCCACCGACGAAATCAAGGTGCAGATGGTCTACTCCGGCGTGGGTGGTATCAGCGAATCCGACGTGAATCTGGCGATTGCCTCCAAGGCCATCATCATCGGCTTCAACGTCCGCGCTGACGCTCAGGCTCGCAAGACCGCTGAGTCCAATGATGTGGATATCCGCTACTACAACATCATCTACGACGCCGTGGATGAAGTGAAGGCTGCGATGTCCGGCATGTTGGCTCCGGAACAACGCGAAGAGGCACTGGGTACGGCCGAAATCCGCACCGTGTTCGTGGCTTCGAAGATCGGTACTGTGGCTGGTTCGTACATCACGTCCGGTCAAGTCACCCGCAACTGCAAGTTCCGCTTGCTGCGCGAAAACATCGTCATCTACACAGGTGATGTGGAGTCGGTTCGCCGCCTCAAGGACGATGTCAAGGAAGTCAAGGAAGGCTTCGAGTGCGGTATCAAGCTGCGTAACTACAACGACATCCGTGAAGGTGATGTGCTCGAGTTCTTCGAGATCAAGGAGATTGCACGTACGCTGTAAAGCGTCGTGTGAGCAGGAGTCAGCACGAGCATGGCAGCCAAGAAATCAACCACGCCCAACCGCGGCTTCAAAGTAGCGGATCAGATTCAGCGCGATTTGTCTGAACTGATCCGCGAGCTGAAGGACCCGCGCATCGGCATGGTGACATTGCAGGGCGTCGAAGTGACGCCCGACTACGCACACGCGAAGGTGTTCTACAGCGTGCTTGTGGGCGATGCTGAAGCGACCGGAGAGGCGCTGAACCAGTCCGCAGGTTTTCTGCGCAATGGGCTGTTCAAGCGTCTGCACATCCATACCGTGCCCACGCTGCACTTCCATTTCGACCGCACCACCGAACGCGCGGCCGATATGAACGCCTTGATTGCCAAGGCCGTCTCTTCGCGCGCCAAGGACGACTGAGCATGAACGTGCCACGCACAAGGGTGCAGCGGCGCCCTGTGCATGGGGTGTTGCTGCTCGACAAGCCGCTGGGTTGGTCCAGCAACGATGTCCTTCAAAAGGTCAAGTGGTTGCTGCGCGCCGAAAAAGCGGGACACACAGGCACACTGGATCCACTTGCCAGCGGCGTTCTGCCGCTATGCTTTGGTGCGGCCACCAAATTCAGCCAGCTTCAGCTCGAAGCGCCCAAGACATACGAAGCGATTGCGCTTCTGGGCGTGACCACCACCACCGCCGATGCGGAAGGTGAAGTGGTCGCCGAGCGCGAAGTGACGTCCGACATGCTCACCACAGAGCGCATCGACGCCGTTCGCCAGCAGTTCACCGGCCCCATCCGCCAGGTCCCTCCCATGCACAGCGCATTGAAGAAGGACGGCAAGGCGCTGTATGAATATGCGCGCGCTGGCATCGAGATTGAACGCCCCGCGCGGGACGTGACGATTCTTGCTTTGTCCATTGAGCCCGTTCAAACGCAAGAGGGCAAGCCCGCACTGCGACTCGTCGTTCAGTGCAGCAAGGGCACCTACATCCGCACGCTGGGCGAAGACATCGGCAACGCATTGGGGTGCGGCGCGCATCTCACATTCTTGCGACGCATCGACACCGGTGGCCTCAGCGTGGATCGCTGCGTGACGCTGGCCGATCTCGAAGCCATGCCGGAAGACGAGCGCCTGTCGCATGTTCATCCGGTCGAGACGCTGCTTGCGCAGCACGAGATTGTCACGCTCGATAGTGACAATGCGGGACGATTTCTTTCGGGCATGCGCCGGCGCGGCACGTGGCCGGATTCGGAAGCGGTGGCGGTATTTGGTGACAGTCCGCACGCCTTGCTCGGGGTAGGGCATGTCACTGGGGGGGAGCTGGTGCCAGAACGCCTGCTGAGCCCGCTTGAAATTCAACAGATTCTGGAAAGAAGTTCTACGCCGCGCGCTACGCACGGCATATTGGAAACAACGCTATGAGCACACAAATCCGCAATATTGCGATCATCGCCCACGTTGACCATGGCAAGACCACCATGGTTGACCAACTGCTGCGCCAGTCCGGCACCTTTGCCGAGCACGAAAAAGTCGTCGACACCGTGATGGACAACAACGCCATCGAACGCGAACGCGGCATTACGATTCTGGCCAAGAACTGCGCTGTCAGCTGGAACGACACGCATATCAACATTCTCGACACGCCCGGTCACGCTGACTTCGGCGGTGAAGTGGAACGTGCTCTGTCGATGGTCGACGGCGTGGTGCTGTTGATCGACGCGCAGGAAGGCCCCATGCCCCAGACGCGCTTCGTGACCAAGAAGGCGCTGGCTCTGGGCTTGAAGCCCATCGTCGTGGTGAACAAGGTGGACAAGCCAGGTGCGCGTCCTGATTACGTCGTCAACGCTGCTTTCGACCTGTTCGACAAGCTCGGCGCTACCGATGAGCAGCTTGACTTCCCAGTCGTGTACGCATCGGGCATCAATGGCTGGACGTCGCTCGAAGAAGGTCCTGCTGGCGAGCAGTGGGGCCCCGACATGTCGGCCCTGTTCGACACCGTTCTGAAGCACGTGCCTGCGGTGAAGGGCGATGCAACCGCTCCTTTGCAAATGCAGATTTCGGCACTGGACTACTCCACATTTGTGGGTCGTATCGGTGTGGGCCGCATCAACGCCGGCACGCTCAAGCCGGGCCAGGAAGTGCTGGTCATGGCCGGTCCTGATGGCGCGAGCTACAAGGGCCGCGTGAACGAAGTCCTGAAGTTCCAGGGCCTCGAGCGCGTGAAGGTGACCGAAGCCGGCCCTAGCGACATCGTGCTGGTCAACGGTATCGAAAACATCGGCATCGGCGAATCGCTGACCGACCCGGCCAATCCAAAGCCGCTGCCGATGCTCAAGATCGACGAGCCAACGCTGATCATGAACTTCTGCGTGAACACCTCGCCACTGGCAGGTCGCGAAGGCAAGTTCGTCACCAGCCGCCAGATCTGGGACCGCCTGCAACGCGAACTGCGTTCCAACGTGGCTCTGCGCGTCAAGGAAACCGACGAAGACGGCATCTTCGAAGTGGCTGGTCGCGGCGAACTGCACTTGACCATTCTGCTGGAAGAAATGCGCCGCGAAGGCTACGAGCTGGCTGTCTCCAAGCCACGCGTGGTGTTCCGCGAAATCAACGGCGAAAAGTGCGAGCCAATCGAATTGGTGACCGCTGACCTGGAAGAAACCCATCAAGGCGGCGTGATGCAAGCCTTGGGCGAGCGCAAGGGCGAGCTGGTGAACATGGAGTCCGACGGCCGTGGCCGCGTTCGCCTTGAGTACCGCATTCCTGCGCGTGGTCTGATCGGCTTCACCAACGAATTCCTGAACCTGACACGTGGTTCCGGTCTGATCTCGAACATCTTCGACAGCTACGAGCCACACAAGGGCGACATCGGTGGTCGCAAGAACGGCGTGCTGATCTCCATGGACGACGGTGAAATCTTCACCTACGCTTTGGGCAAGCTCGATGACCGCGGCCGCATGTTCGTGAAGGCCGGTGATCCGGTGTACGAAGGCATGATCGTCGGTATCCACAACCGCGACAACGATCTGGTGGTGAACGCAACGCGTACCAAGCAGCTCACCAACTTCCGCGTGTCCGGCAAGGAAGACGCGATCAAGATCACGCCTCCGATCGACCTCACGCTTGAATACGGTGTGGAATTCATCGAAGACGACGAATTGGCAGAAATCACACCGAAGTCGGTGCGTCTGCGCAAGCGTCATCTGAAGGAACACGACCGCAAGCGCGCTTCGCGCGATTGATCGGCCAAGAGCTGCGGAGCAATCCGCAGCGCTCATCTGAAAAGCGCTGCCCGCAAGGGGGCGCTTTTTTTTCGTGTTTATGTTGATCACCTAATCATTTGCGAATTGCTCGGTGACTGAGTCCTCCTTGTTGCAAGCATTTCCGGCAGGGTTTGCATGACCACCTTGCCTGGCGCACAGCCCTACAGGCCACCAGCAGCGCGAGCTTTGTGAATACGCTGCCTATCTTGGTGGCGACTGAGCGGGCGCCACTCCCTTCGCCACGGTTTTGGAATTTACTGTTCCTGTCTGCTGTATTGCAGGGCTTGGCAGCGACGATGCGTAAGAGAGTGCGCTGACTGGCAAATACGCTGTATTTGCACCAATAAGGGGAATTGGTGACGGCGCATGCTGCTTTGCTCTGGTGCAGATAGCTCGATCACGATGGCCAAATCGCACCAATCAGGAAGTGATTTATAGGTGAATCCCCACTTTGGCGCGATTATTGCTTTATTGCTGTGCGGCGCGTCTTCGGGATGCTGCTGCGCACCAATAAACACCAAATTTCAGCTGGAGCGTGAGATGGATGCACTGAAACAGGGCGCTGACGCCTTGTTCATATTGATGGGCGCGGTCATGGTTCTGGCCATGCATGCGGGGTTTGCATTTCTGGAGTTGGGGACGGTACGAGGCAAGAATCAGGTCAACGCGCTGGTCAAGATTCTGGTCGATTTCTCGGTTTCCACTGTCGTGTATTTCGCGGTGGGTTACTCGGTGGCCTATGGCACGGGGTTCTTTGTGGGGGCCGAACAGCTTGCTGCGCACAACGGGTATGCGCTGGTCAAATTTTTCTTTCTGCTGACATTCGCTGCAGCGATACCGGCCATCATTTCGGGTGGCATTGCCGAGCGCGCCAAGTTCTGGCCGCAGTTGATTGCCACTGCGGTCATTGTCGGAGTCGTGTATCCGTTCTTTGAGGGCATTGCCTGGAACGGTCACTTCGGTGTGCAGGCCTGGATCAAGTCGCTCACCGGTGCCGAGTTTCATGACTTCGCGGGCAGCGTCGTGGTGCATGCCGTCGGCGGCTGGATTGCTCTTGGCGCCGTGTGGTTGCTGGGTGCGCGACGTAACCGTTATCGCCGTGATGGGGGCGTCGCGGCGACGCCGCCGTCGAGCATTCCGTTTCTCGCTCTGGGGGCGTGGATTTTGACGGTGGGTTGGTTCGGCTTCAATGTGATGAGCGCGCAGACGCTGGACAAGATTTCGGGTCTGGTGGCGGTGAATTCGCTGATGGCCATGGTGGGCGGCACGCTGGCCGCGCTGCTGATGGGCAAGAACGACCCGGGTTTTGTGCACAACGGTCCATTGGCGGGCCTGGTCGCTGTCTGCGCAGGCTCTGATCTGATGCATCCGATGGGCGCACTGGTGGTGGGTGCTGCAGCGGGCGTCATCTTTGTGTTCATGTTTACGCTGACCCAAAACAGATTGAAGATCGACGACGTGCTGGGAGTATGGCCCTTGCATGGGCTGTGCGGCGTGTGGGGCGGCATCGCGGCGGGCATCTTCGGCACCCAAACCTTTGGTGGATTGGGTGGAGTGCATCTGGGCGCGCAGATCATCGGCACGTTGATGGGTGTGATCTGGGCAGGTGTGTCGGGCCTGTTGGTGTATGGCGTGCTCAAGAAAACGGTGGGGTTGCGCTTGAGTCAGGAACAAGAGTTCGATGGCGCCGACCTTTCCATCCACCACATCAGCGCGACGCCCGAGCGCGAGGCCAGCTGGTGAGTCCGAGGCGCTGAGCATGCAGGAACCTTTGCCGTCCATGTGATGCAGGCGCGGCGCTTGTAAACAGTCACATCGTAAACCCTGCTGATTGTCTCTAAATGTGAGTATATGCTTCGCCAGCAAGTGCCGTTTTGGTGTGCTGGCTGTTGGCATGAACAAAGGAGACGCGATGCAGATTTTTCGCTCACGCAAGTGGATACGCGGCTTGGCGTCTTTGACGTTGATGCTGGGCGCATGGGATGCTGAACCTGCCAGAGCCGATATTCTGATAGGGCA includes:
- the nusA gene encoding transcription termination factor NusA, whose translation is MNRELLMLVEAISREKNVERDVVLGAVESALAQATKKLYPGEVDIRVAIDRDSGNYDTFRRWVVVPDDAGLQNPDAEELLMDAQDRVSGIAVGEFIEEEVESVPIGRIGAMAAKQVILQKIRDAEREMLLNDFMSRGEKIFTGTVKRMDKGDIIVESGRVEGRLRRGEMIPKENLRNGDRVRAMIMEVDLTLRGAPIILSRSAPEFMIELFRNEVPEIEQGLLEIKSCARDPGSRAKIAVLSHDKRVDPIGTCVGVRGTRVNAVTNELAGERVDIVLWSEDPAQFVIGALAPANVSSIVVDEEKHAMDVVVDEENLAIAIGRGGQNVRLASDLTGWKINIMDAAESAQKQADETGAARQLFMEKLDVDEEIADILIEEGFASLEEVAYVPLQEMLEIESFDEDTVNELRARAKDALLTMEIAREESVDGVSQDLRSLDGLTPEQIDKLVAAGVNTRDDLADLAIDELTELTGQTADDAKALIMKAREHWFTGQE
- the infB gene encoding translation initiation factor IF-2, which encodes MSSNTVAEFATELKKTPAMLLDQLMTAGVAKASPSDVLTEADKQKLLAYLQASHGTSGADRKKITLVKKSTSEIKQADATGKARTIQVEVRKKRTFVKREDGTDGGNTDVAVNDEQHEHSAEDQELARREVEARNNAELIRRQEEDLATQRSEREERERRDREAEERAAAYMAAEAGKKAAENAARKEAAAEAVAEAEARNQAQAEARAKAEAESKARQAEESARAADLDDRRKKALAEAEAIRAMMAAPKKVLVAKKPEEPKPVAKPAGADAKKGTLHKPATGSGGAGARTNAAAPAAGAAAGKDGKEVKSAKLSSSWANDGPKKKEIKTRGDASGGVNNRSNWRGGPRGGRRGGDRHSDQHQQHAAAEFRAIEVHVPETITVAELAHKMSVKAGELIKVLMKMGQMVTINQMLDQDTAMIVVEEMGHTAKVAALDDPEAFTVEEVLNSESEHMPRAPVVTVMGHVDHGKTSLLDYIRRSKVASGEAGGITQHIGAYHVETPRGIVTFLDTPGHEAFTAMRARGAQATDIVILVVAADDGVMPQTKEAIKHAKAAKVPIVVAITKSDKPDANIERVKQELVVEQVVPEEYGGDSPFVAVSSKTGTGIDNLLEQVLLQAEVLELKAPVEAAAKGIVIEAQLDKGRGSVATVLVQSGTLKVGDIVLAGQTFGRVRAMLDEDGKQTKEAGPSIPVEIQGLSEVPQAGDDFMVLPDERRAREIATYRAGKFRNTKLAKQQAAKLENMFNEMNSTGLQTLPLIIKADVQGSQEALATSLLKLSTDEIKVQMVYSGVGGISESDVNLAIASKAIIIGFNVRADAQARKTAESNDVDIRYYNIIYDAVDEVKAAMSGMLAPEQREEALGTAEIRTVFVASKIGTVAGSYITSGQVTRNCKFRLLRENIVIYTGDVESVRRLKDDVKEVKEGFECGIKLRNYNDIREGDVLEFFEIKEIARTL
- the rbfA gene encoding 30S ribosome-binding factor RbfA, with protein sequence MAAKKSTTPNRGFKVADQIQRDLSELIRELKDPRIGMVTLQGVEVTPDYAHAKVFYSVLVGDAEATGEALNQSAGFLRNGLFKRLHIHTVPTLHFHFDRTTERAADMNALIAKAVSSRAKDD
- the truB gene encoding tRNA pseudouridine(55) synthase TruB encodes the protein MNVPRTRVQRRPVHGVLLLDKPLGWSSNDVLQKVKWLLRAEKAGHTGTLDPLASGVLPLCFGAATKFSQLQLEAPKTYEAIALLGVTTTTADAEGEVVAEREVTSDMLTTERIDAVRQQFTGPIRQVPPMHSALKKDGKALYEYARAGIEIERPARDVTILALSIEPVQTQEGKPALRLVVQCSKGTYIRTLGEDIGNALGCGAHLTFLRRIDTGGLSVDRCVTLADLEAMPEDERLSHVHPVETLLAQHEIVTLDSDNAGRFLSGMRRRGTWPDSEAVAVFGDSPHALLGVGHVTGGELVPERLLSPLEIQQILERSSTPRATHGILETTL
- the typA gene encoding translational GTPase TypA, yielding MSTQIRNIAIIAHVDHGKTTMVDQLLRQSGTFAEHEKVVDTVMDNNAIERERGITILAKNCAVSWNDTHINILDTPGHADFGGEVERALSMVDGVVLLIDAQEGPMPQTRFVTKKALALGLKPIVVVNKVDKPGARPDYVVNAAFDLFDKLGATDEQLDFPVVYASGINGWTSLEEGPAGEQWGPDMSALFDTVLKHVPAVKGDATAPLQMQISALDYSTFVGRIGVGRINAGTLKPGQEVLVMAGPDGASYKGRVNEVLKFQGLERVKVTEAGPSDIVLVNGIENIGIGESLTDPANPKPLPMLKIDEPTLIMNFCVNTSPLAGREGKFVTSRQIWDRLQRELRSNVALRVKETDEDGIFEVAGRGELHLTILLEEMRREGYELAVSKPRVVFREINGEKCEPIELVTADLEETHQGGVMQALGERKGELVNMESDGRGRVRLEYRIPARGLIGFTNEFLNLTRGSGLISNIFDSYEPHKGDIGGRKNGVLISMDDGEIFTYALGKLDDRGRMFVKAGDPVYEGMIVGIHNRDNDLVVNATRTKQLTNFRVSGKEDAIKITPPIDLTLEYGVEFIEDDELAEITPKSVRLRKRHLKEHDRKRASRD
- a CDS encoding ammonium transporter; translated protein: MDALKQGADALFILMGAVMVLAMHAGFAFLELGTVRGKNQVNALVKILVDFSVSTVVYFAVGYSVAYGTGFFVGAEQLAAHNGYALVKFFFLLTFAAAIPAIISGGIAERAKFWPQLIATAVIVGVVYPFFEGIAWNGHFGVQAWIKSLTGAEFHDFAGSVVVHAVGGWIALGAVWLLGARRNRYRRDGGVAATPPSSIPFLALGAWILTVGWFGFNVMSAQTLDKISGLVAVNSLMAMVGGTLAALLMGKNDPGFVHNGPLAGLVAVCAGSDLMHPMGALVVGAAAGVIFVFMFTLTQNRLKIDDVLGVWPLHGLCGVWGGIAAGIFGTQTFGGLGGVHLGAQIIGTLMGVIWAGVSGLLVYGVLKKTVGLRLSQEQEFDGADLSIHHISATPEREASW